One stretch of Cryptosporangium minutisporangium DNA includes these proteins:
- a CDS encoding segregation and condensation protein A, producing the protein MSETGPDSAVGVGVVAAAETPAAEIPAAEDGPPRGSGYGEKFHIRLENFEGPFDLLLQLISKHKLDVTEVALSQVTDDFIAHIRSMGDDWDLGQVSEFLLIAATLLDLKAARLLPAAEVEDEEDLALLEARDLLFARLLQYRAFKQVASFLAERERDGATRWPRAVQLEARFAAAMPEVLLGLGPEQFARLAVKAMTPKPVPTVSIDHIHAPKVSVREHAAILRERLARLGQASFRALCTDCANTLEIVARFLALLELYREGVLLFDQIEPLGELHVRWVGGSDRVVVEIDEYGSDADTPPAPSAVGAVPSDAADAEPTGPEPVGPPPAVPASRSAPSIETKERG; encoded by the coding sequence GTGAGCGAGACCGGTCCCGACAGCGCCGTTGGCGTGGGCGTCGTCGCGGCGGCGGAGACCCCGGCGGCGGAGATTCCGGCGGCCGAGGACGGGCCCCCGCGGGGATCCGGGTACGGCGAGAAGTTCCACATCCGGCTGGAGAACTTCGAGGGTCCGTTCGACCTGCTGCTGCAGCTGATCAGCAAACACAAGCTGGACGTCACCGAGGTGGCGCTCAGCCAGGTCACCGACGACTTCATCGCGCACATCCGATCGATGGGCGACGACTGGGACCTCGGGCAGGTCAGCGAGTTCCTGCTGATCGCCGCGACCCTCCTCGACCTCAAGGCCGCGCGGCTGTTGCCGGCCGCCGAGGTCGAGGACGAGGAGGACCTGGCGCTGCTGGAGGCCCGCGACCTGCTGTTCGCGCGGCTGCTCCAGTACCGGGCGTTCAAGCAGGTCGCGAGCTTCCTGGCCGAGCGGGAGCGGGACGGCGCGACACGCTGGCCCCGGGCGGTGCAACTCGAGGCACGGTTCGCGGCGGCGATGCCCGAGGTGCTGCTCGGGCTCGGTCCCGAGCAGTTCGCGCGGCTCGCGGTCAAGGCGATGACACCCAAGCCGGTGCCGACGGTCTCGATCGACCACATCCACGCGCCGAAGGTCTCGGTGCGCGAACACGCGGCGATCCTGCGGGAGCGGCTGGCGCGGCTGGGGCAGGCGTCGTTCCGGGCGCTCTGCACGGACTGCGCGAACACGCTGGAGATCGTCGCGCGGTTCCTGGCGCTGCTGGAGCTGTACCGGGAGGGCGTCCTGCTCTTCGACCAGATCGAGCCACTGGGTGAACTCCACGTACGCTGGGTCGGGGGTAGCGACCGCGTCGTCGTCGAGATCGACGAGTACGGCAGCGACGCCGACACCCCGCCGGCTCCATCGGCGGTGGGTGCGGTGCCGTCCGACGCGGCCGATGCAGAGCCGACCGGGCCGGAGCCGGTGGGTCCGCCGCCGGCGGTGCCGGCCAGTCGCTCGGCCCCATCGATCGAAACGAAGGAACGCGGGTGA